The proteins below come from a single Candidatus Rokuibacteriota bacterium genomic window:
- the pdxT gene encoding pyridoxal 5'-phosphate synthase glutaminase subunit PdxT gives MTIGVLALQGDFDLHRKALARIGHESVEVRLPRQLEQVDGLIMPGGESTTLLKLLEEWDFVPALGKFHAAGKPIFGTCAGLILLAREVESPTQPSLGLIDITAERNAYGRQKESFETEGEADLGQGPQPIKMVFIRAPRIRRMGPAVTPLVMHQGECVMARQGTVLVAAFHPELTDDQTVHRYFASMVRQAAG, from the coding sequence ATGACCATCGGGGTCCTCGCCCTCCAGGGCGACTTCGACCTGCACCGGAAGGCGCTCGCCCGGATCGGCCACGAGTCGGTCGAGGTGAGGCTGCCGCGCCAGCTCGAGCAGGTGGACGGGCTCATCATGCCCGGGGGCGAGAGCACCACGCTGCTCAAGCTTCTCGAGGAATGGGACTTCGTCCCGGCGCTCGGGAAGTTCCACGCCGCGGGCAAGCCCATCTTCGGCACCTGCGCGGGGCTGATTCTCCTCGCGCGCGAGGTCGAGAGCCCGACGCAGCCGTCGCTCGGGCTCATCGACATCACGGCCGAGCGCAACGCCTACGGCCGGCAGAAGGAGAGCTTCGAGACGGAGGGGGAGGCCGACCTGGGGCAGGGGCCTCAGCCGATCAAGATGGTCTTCATCCGGGCGCCCCGTATCCGGCGGATGGGGCCGGCCGTCACGCCGCTGGTGATGCATCAGGGCGAGTGCGTCATGGCACGCCAGGGCACGGTGCTGGTCGCGGCCTTTCATCCAGAGCTGACGGACGACCAGACGGTACACCGCTACTTCGCTTCGATGGTCCGGCAGGCCGCGGGCTAG